In Caldicellulosiruptor obsidiansis OB47, a single window of DNA contains:
- the dnaA gene encoding chromosomal replication initiator protein DnaA: MVDYDVNEVWEKVKEAVKKEINPSPTDISYNTWFESLVPLCFDDNDTLILKAFADFHRDIVINRYSIVILNALRQLFSPHLSIKVILPEEVEKYKKFLKSKQDEKLEIVTQLNPKYTFETFVVGNNNRLAHAAALAVAETPPGERTYNPLFIYGGVGLGKTHLMHAIGHHVLKLYPGTKVMYVTSEIFTNELIAAIRDEKTDEFRLKYRNVDVLLIDDIQFLGGKERTQEEFFHTFNTLYEANKKIILSSDRPPKEINTLEDRLRSRFEWGLITDIQPPDFETRIAILSKKCQLEGTPVPQHILEFIASKIETNIRELEGALNKILAYSKLMAPDKEITLELAEKALKEFIDTNTKKELTIEDIQAEVASYFNIRLEDFKSSRRSRNVAFPRQIAMYLARELTNVSLPKIGEAFGGKDHTTVLHACEKIKELINKDTNTRNAVENIKKRLIHRE; the protein is encoded by the coding sequence ATGGTAGACTATGATGTGAATGAAGTGTGGGAAAAGGTAAAGGAGGCTGTGAAAAAAGAGATAAACCCAAGCCCGACAGACATATCTTACAATACATGGTTTGAATCACTTGTGCCTCTTTGTTTTGATGACAACGACACTTTAATTTTGAAGGCGTTTGCTGATTTCCACAGGGATATAGTTATAAACAGGTACTCAATTGTTATTTTAAATGCTTTAAGACAGCTGTTCTCTCCTCATTTGAGCATAAAAGTTATTCTTCCTGAAGAGGTTGAAAAGTACAAAAAGTTTTTAAAATCCAAGCAAGATGAAAAACTAGAGATAGTAACACAGTTAAATCCCAAATATACTTTTGAGACCTTTGTTGTGGGGAACAACAACAGGCTTGCACACGCTGCAGCCTTGGCTGTTGCAGAAACACCACCAGGCGAGAGAACTTACAATCCGCTTTTTATCTACGGCGGTGTTGGGCTTGGAAAAACTCATCTTATGCACGCAATAGGCCATCACGTTTTGAAACTTTATCCCGGCACAAAGGTAATGTACGTTACATCAGAGATATTCACAAACGAGCTTATAGCCGCAATCAGAGATGAAAAGACAGACGAGTTCAGGCTCAAGTACAGAAACGTTGACGTGCTTTTAATTGACGACATTCAGTTTCTGGGCGGAAAAGAAAGAACACAGGAGGAGTTTTTCCACACATTCAATACGCTATATGAGGCAAACAAGAAGATAATACTTTCGTCAGACAGGCCGCCAAAAGAAATAAACACATTAGAAGACAGGCTTCGCTCTCGCTTTGAATGGGGGCTTATAACAGACATTCAGCCGCCAGACTTTGAGACACGAATTGCAATCTTGAGCAAGAAGTGCCAGCTTGAAGGAACTCCAGTTCCACAGCACATTTTAGAATTTATCGCATCAAAGATTGAAACAAATATTAGAGAGCTTGAAGGAGCTCTAAATAAAATCCTTGCATACTCAAAACTAATGGCACCTGACAAGGAGATAACCTTAGAGCTTGCCGAAAAAGCTTTAAAAGAATTTATAGACACAAACACCAAAAAAGAATTGACAATTGAGGATATACAAGCAGAGGTTGCAAGCTATTTTAATATCCGGCTTGAAGATTTTAAATCGTCAAGAAGGTCAAGAAACGTGGCTTTCCCGCGCCAAATAGCAATGTATTTAGCAAGAGAGCTTACAAATGTATCACTTCCCAAAATAGGCGAGGCGTTTGGCGGAAAAGATCACACAACAGTGCTTCATGCGTGTGAAAAAATCAAAGAACTTATCAACAAAGATACTAACACAAGAAATGCTGTGGAAAACATCAAAAAAAGACTTATCCACAGAGAATAA
- a CDS encoding type II toxin-antitoxin system death-on-curing family toxin — protein MIMLSIEDVLLIAKKLIERFGGTFGIRNKGLLESSLNNAFQTFDGEELYKTDVEKIAVISYSIIRNHPMIDGNKRLGISVLLILCKLNNIILEYTREEAVDLAVRIAEGSIDIEDVVEWIKKHEKK, from the coding sequence ATGATAATGTTGAGTATTGAGGATGTATTGTTGATTGCTAAAAAATTAATAGAAAGATTTGGAGGTACTTTTGGGATAAGAAATAAAGGTTTGCTTGAGAGCTCATTGAACAATGCATTTCAAACATTTGATGGAGAGGAGCTATATAAAACTGATGTAGAAAAAATTGCAGTTATATCTTACTCGATAATAAGGAATCACCCCATGATAGATGGTAATAAAAGATTAGGTATTAGTGTTTTACTGATATTATGTAAACTCAACAATATTATCTTAGAATATACAAGAGAAGAGGCAGTGGATTTAGCTGTAAGGATTGCAGAAGGTAGTATTGATATTGAAGATGTTGTTGAATGGATAAAAAAGCATGAGAAAAAGTGA
- the dnaN gene encoding DNA polymerase III subunit beta produces the protein MRFVVDKDILQDNISKVIFSAASTKVSSILECVLIEAEDSIIFTTNDMKMQMQTEFKAEILQRGAALVKAKLFSDIVKKLPDGDVEVIREENEVKIRSQKIEFRLPTLDPLDFPKMEKKPSESFCEFVASEFEDAIDKVIFATSKDETRPTFTGVLFEREEDEFVNLVGMDGHRLAICKIKPVEVDGNFSKIVPADNLDDITKIIDIEEAEKVRVSFYENQATFEIGSTTVIVTLISGKFFDYKSAIPTEYSTKISISADVLESTLERASIVSKDEKTNIQAVIFETNGMMFTVRSMSADGRFEEDVLCSVEGKDIRIGFNVKYFLDVLKVLDGEINLFITSQTSPSIVQKPDDENYIYLVLPIKMPE, from the coding sequence ATGAGGTTTGTTGTGGATAAAGATATTTTACAAGACAATATTTCCAAGGTAATATTCTCTGCAGCTTCAACAAAGGTATCGTCAATTTTAGAGTGTGTACTGATTGAAGCTGAAGATAGTATAATATTTACCACAAACGACATGAAAATGCAAATGCAAACAGAGTTTAAAGCAGAGATACTGCAGCGGGGAGCTGCACTGGTTAAAGCAAAGCTGTTTTCTGACATAGTGAAAAAACTTCCCGACGGTGACGTTGAGGTTATAAGAGAAGAAAACGAGGTAAAAATCAGGAGCCAGAAGATAGAGTTCAGGCTCCCAACCCTTGATCCGCTCGACTTTCCAAAGATGGAGAAAAAGCCCTCTGAGAGCTTTTGCGAGTTTGTTGCAAGCGAGTTTGAAGATGCAATTGACAAAGTTATATTTGCAACTTCAAAGGACGAGACAAGACCCACGTTTACAGGTGTGCTCTTTGAGAGGGAAGAAGATGAGTTTGTAAACCTTGTTGGAATGGACGGGCACAGACTTGCTATATGCAAAATAAAACCGGTTGAAGTTGACGGCAACTTTTCAAAGATTGTGCCTGCAGATAACCTTGATGACATTACAAAGATAATAGACATTGAAGAGGCAGAAAAGGTAAGAGTATCATTCTATGAGAACCAGGCAACATTTGAGATAGGCTCAACAACGGTGATAGTTACATTAATTTCTGGCAAGTTTTTTGATTACAAAAGTGCAATTCCAACCGAGTACTCGACAAAGATTTCAATCTCTGCAGACGTTCTGGAAAGCACGCTTGAAAGAGCTTCTATTGTATCAAAAGATGAAAAGACAAACATCCAGGCTGTGATATTTGAAACAAACGGGATGATGTTCACAGTCCGTTCCATGTCTGCAGATGGAAGGTTTGAAGAGGATGTGCTTTGCTCTGTTGAAGGGAAAGACATCAGAATAGGATTCAATGTTAAGTATTTTCTGGATGTTTTGAAAGTGTTGGATGGTGAAATAAACCTGTTTATAACATCACAGACAAGCCCGTCAATTGTGCAAAAGCCAGACGATGAGAACTACATCTACCTTGTGCTTCCTATAAAGATGCCAGAATAA
- a CDS encoding IS200/IS605 family accessory protein TnpB-related protein, giving the protein MVTVQAKLIFEGGEDKQRVLDLMRRWSSCMRYAYKRLLEGYKRNELKRQLQGIFNLNSRYVDDAIMKAKSVLNSCKERRESPKKVIFGGRQLFEKLQKRHINGDQYRKLQLKWQEKRKGNLYSRGDRSKKGNLNTRIEIDGSLTKLRINVGEKEYVYATIQPGWKVKGGTYRDRNQLLQAISTLGEPYSVELKLKNSVVYAYFTVEEIFPKSEITKSNGVIGIDTNAYPKHIAWVETDEQGQLLEYGRIPMPELESGISSKREYYRWQYAHMIVEMAKDNQKAIVIEKLNIKDKGKRGDFSGRKSRRIRHYFGYRLLLEKVKLLAKREGIEVIEVNPAYTSLIGMLKYAPQFMVSKDVAAAYVIARRGLGLRERIPHNYMMFLSRLDVNELEELKEYVRKVVKNTYVRKKQLREIGRVIKFLQSLESEAERLSVPLDGTSTGSRGENHNLWRVLKVAVVTPLSPDRVLRDMSVLKSLLVSGQVGKTYKGVSSCFLGQGLWLSQKPPAGAGKA; this is encoded by the coding sequence ATGGTAACAGTTCAGGCCAAGCTAATCTTTGAGGGCGGCGAAGATAAGCAAAGAGTATTAGACCTTATGAGAAGATGGTCCTCTTGTATGAGGTATGCATACAAGAGGCTACTGGAAGGATATAAAAGGAATGAACTCAAAAGGCAACTGCAGGGAATTTTCAATCTGAATTCCCGATACGTTGATGATGCGATAATGAAAGCAAAGAGTGTTTTAAACTCATGCAAAGAAAGAAGAGAAAGTCCTAAAAAGGTTATTTTTGGTGGCAGGCAGCTTTTTGAAAAACTCCAGAAGAGGCATATAAATGGCGATCAATACAGGAAACTTCAACTTAAGTGGCAGGAGAAGAGGAAAGGGAATCTGTACTCAAGGGGAGACAGGAGTAAGAAGGGGAATCTCAACACAAGGATTGAGATAGATGGTTCCTTAACAAAACTCAGAATTAACGTGGGAGAAAAGGAGTATGTATATGCGACGATACAGCCTGGATGGAAAGTAAAGGGTGGAACGTACAGAGACAGAAATCAACTGCTTCAGGCGATAAGCACTTTGGGAGAACCCTATTCTGTTGAGCTGAAACTCAAAAACAGTGTAGTATATGCCTACTTCACCGTTGAAGAGATTTTTCCAAAGTCTGAGATAACAAAATCAAACGGTGTTATAGGGATAGATACGAACGCATATCCAAAACATATAGCATGGGTAGAAACAGATGAGCAGGGACAGCTTCTAGAATATGGCAGAATACCAATGCCAGAGCTTGAAAGTGGAATCTCAAGCAAGAGGGAGTATTACAGGTGGCAGTATGCACACATGATAGTAGAAATGGCAAAAGATAATCAAAAAGCCATAGTAATTGAGAAGTTGAACATAAAGGACAAAGGGAAAAGAGGAGACTTTTCAGGTAGAAAATCAAGACGGATAAGACACTACTTTGGGTACAGGTTACTTTTGGAGAAGGTAAAACTTTTAGCAAAGCGAGAAGGGATAGAGGTTATAGAGGTAAACCCGGCGTATACTTCTCTGATAGGGATGCTGAAGTATGCACCGCAGTTTATGGTGAGCAAGGACGTGGCAGCTGCATATGTGATAGCCCGAAGAGGGCTTGGTTTGAGAGAAAGGATACCGCACAACTATATGATGTTTCTCAGTAGACTTGATGTAAACGAACTGGAGGAACTGAAGGAGTACGTAAGGAAGGTAGTTAAGAACACATACGTTAGGAAAAAGCAACTCAGAGAGATAGGTAGAGTGATAAAGTTTTTACAAAGCCTTGAGAGTGAGGCAGAGAGGCTATCTGTACCACTGGATGGAACAAGTACAGGTAGTCGTGGCGAAAACCACAATCTCTGGCGAGTTCTCAAGGTAGCGGTGGTAACGCCACTCTCCCCTGACAGAGTCCTGCGTGACATGTCTGTCCTGAAATCACTTTTAGTTTCAGGGCAAGTGGGGAAGACCTATAAAGGCGTAAGTTCCTGTTTCTTGGGACAGGGGCTATGGCTTTCCCAAAAACCGCCTGCTGGGGCTGGGAAAGCTTGA
- the recF gene encoding DNA replication/repair protein RecF (All proteins in this family for which functions are known are DNA-binding proteins that assist the filamentation of RecA onto DNA for the initiation of recombination or recombinational repair.): MIIKSIYIENFRSYHQSFFEFKDKINLIVGNNASGKTSLLEALYFCMCGKSFKSRDVDLINFDSQYFKLEMVAEVSGVEYAVGCYVDRMLEKGIMINDKKVNRLSELITLFKFVFFEPDTTELVKRQPKLRRRFLDMEVAKLYPYMTKVYQEYQKALLSRNAFLKSYDKKDIIDVYDVQLSHLGFLILSKRQEVIKKLSGEAQRIFGHVFENKSLLELEYLPSIAASSEEEYYTELKRCLIKDLNFGYTTRGVHRDDFEILIDGKPALDFASEGQIKLAAVSVVLASAALYEKPVLILDDVFSELDCQKRKNLVMFLSQYQSFVTSAEDLRSLQSESIFDSCSTHIILLERNI, encoded by the coding sequence ATGATAATAAAAAGCATTTATATTGAAAATTTTAGAAGTTATCATCAGAGCTTTTTTGAGTTCAAAGATAAAATAAACTTAATTGTCGGAAATAACGCCTCAGGAAAGACTTCTCTTCTTGAGGCTCTATATTTTTGTATGTGTGGAAAATCTTTTAAAAGTCGAGATGTTGATCTGATAAACTTTGATTCGCAGTATTTCAAGCTTGAGATGGTAGCCGAGGTCAGCGGTGTTGAATACGCGGTGGGTTGCTATGTAGACAGGATGCTCGAAAAGGGAATAATGATAAATGACAAAAAAGTTAACAGGCTTTCAGAGCTTATAACTCTTTTCAAATTTGTTTTTTTTGAGCCGGACACAACTGAGCTGGTAAAACGTCAGCCAAAATTAAGACGCCGCTTTTTAGATATGGAAGTTGCAAAGCTTTACCCTTACATGACAAAGGTGTATCAAGAGTACCAAAAAGCACTTCTTTCACGAAACGCATTTTTGAAAAGTTATGATAAAAAGGATATAATAGATGTGTACGATGTTCAGCTTAGCCACCTTGGATTTTTGATTCTGTCAAAAAGGCAAGAGGTTATAAAAAAGCTGTCAGGCGAGGCACAAAGAATTTTTGGTCATGTGTTTGAAAATAAATCTTTGCTTGAACTTGAATATTTGCCATCAATTGCAGCGTCAAGTGAGGAAGAGTATTACACAGAGCTAAAAAGATGTTTAATTAAGGATTTAAACTTCGGGTATACAACAAGAGGTGTTCACAGAGATGACTTTGAGATTCTAATAGATGGAAAGCCTGCTTTAGATTTTGCGTCGGAAGGACAGATAAAACTTGCAGCTGTATCGGTTGTGCTTGCAAGTGCTGCGCTGTACGAAAAACCTGTCTTGATTTTAGACGATGTATTTTCTGAGTTAGATTGCCAGAAGAGAAAAAATCTTGTAATGTTTTTAAGTCAGTACCAGTCGTTTGTGACATCTGCAGAGGACTTGAGAAGCTTGCAAAGTGAATCAATTTTTGACAGCTGCAGTACACATATAATTTTGCTTGAAAGAAATATTTAA
- a CDS encoding DUF2281 domain-containing protein, producing the protein MEVAKKIYEEVIKLPEETQREVLDFIEFKKMKWKKI; encoded by the coding sequence GTGGAAGTTGCGAAAAAAATTTATGAAGAAGTTATAAAACTGCCTGAAGAGACTCAGAGAGAAGTTTTAGATTTTATTGAATTTAAAAAAATGAAATGGAAAAAAATATAG
- a CDS encoding extracellular matrix/biofilm biosynthesis regulator RemA family protein: MFAHIGEDYVINSSELLVILNWDSFILSEDNRKILENLKLQDRIFVINDEIKKSIIILEIDGRMYGIISPVSPGTIAKRLLNFNLYIDNYLDQD, from the coding sequence ATGTTTGCTCACATTGGCGAGGATTATGTCATCAACAGCTCAGAGCTTCTTGTTATATTGAACTGGGATTCGTTTATTCTTTCAGAAGACAACCGCAAGATCCTTGAAAATCTAAAACTTCAGGACAGGATTTTCGTGATAAACGACGAAATAAAAAAATCGATAATAATCCTTGAGATTGACGGCAGAATGTACGGAATAATATCTCCTGTGTCGCCAGGCACCATCGCAAAAAGGCTTTTGAACTTTAACCTCTACATTGACAACTATTTGGACCAAGATTAA
- the gyrB gene encoding DNA topoisomerase (ATP-hydrolyzing) subunit B — protein sequence MNPGEKQEYSASEIQVLEGLEAVRKRPGMYIGSTSQRGLHHLVYEIVDNAIDEAMAGYCKNIEVIIHKDNSVTVIDDGRGIPVDIHPKLQKSGVEVVFTVLHAGGKFNERVYKVSGGLHGVGASVVNALSCYLEVEVYRDGKVYYQRYEKGKPVCELKVIGTTDKTGTKVTFLPDDEIFETIEFDGDVILQRLRELAFLNKGIRIVFLDEREKNPKPVELKYDGGIAEFVKFLNRNKEVLHQEPIYIEGEKNDILIEVAVQYTDDFGENIYSFANNIATIDGGTHLIGFKTAVTKAVNEYAKKYNFIKGDTQLLGEDIRDGMTAIVSVKIHEPQFEGQTKTKLGNSEARWAVENLVSEKLATFLEENPDVSKKIIDKAILAAKAREEAKKARELVIKRKSALDSSNLPGKLADCSEKDPAKCEIFIVEGDSAGGSAKQGRDRRYQAILPLWGKMLNVEKASQDKIYSNDKLLPLIQALGVGIGNDIDLKKLRYHKVIIMADADVDGSHIRTLLLTFFYRYMRPLIENGHIYIAQPPLYKITKGKQVRYAYNEKELQKILQEMKDAQVQRFKGLGEMNAQELWETTMDPARRILLRVELEDAVMAEEIFTILMGDKVEPRREFIEKNAKYVRNLDI from the coding sequence ATGAATCCAGGTGAAAAACAAGAATACTCAGCAAGTGAGATACAGGTTTTAGAAGGGCTTGAAGCGGTAAGAAAACGTCCCGGAATGTATATAGGTTCAACATCCCAGAGAGGTCTTCATCACTTGGTCTATGAGATTGTTGACAATGCAATTGACGAGGCAATGGCAGGGTATTGTAAGAACATTGAAGTTATTATTCACAAAGACAACTCTGTTACTGTCATTGACGATGGAAGAGGAATTCCTGTTGACATTCATCCAAAGCTTCAAAAAAGCGGTGTTGAAGTTGTATTCACAGTTCTTCATGCAGGTGGTAAGTTCAACGAAAGAGTTTATAAGGTCTCCGGAGGTCTTCACGGTGTTGGTGCTTCTGTTGTGAATGCTTTATCTTGCTACTTGGAAGTTGAGGTTTATAGAGATGGCAAAGTATATTATCAGAGATATGAAAAAGGAAAGCCTGTCTGCGAGCTAAAAGTAATTGGTACAACTGATAAGACAGGTACAAAGGTTACATTTTTGCCTGATGATGAGATTTTTGAAACAATTGAGTTTGACGGCGACGTGATTTTACAGAGGCTTCGTGAACTTGCGTTTTTGAACAAGGGTATTAGGATTGTGTTTTTAGATGAGAGAGAAAAAAATCCAAAGCCTGTTGAGTTAAAATATGATGGTGGTATTGCTGAGTTTGTAAAGTTTTTGAACAGAAACAAGGAAGTTTTGCACCAAGAGCCAATTTATATTGAAGGTGAGAAAAACGACATCCTCATTGAGGTTGCAGTGCAGTACACAGACGATTTTGGAGAGAACATATATTCATTTGCAAACAACATTGCCACAATTGACGGTGGAACTCATCTTATAGGTTTTAAGACTGCTGTTACAAAGGCTGTAAACGAGTATGCAAAGAAATATAACTTTATAAAAGGGGATACCCAGCTTCTTGGCGAGGACATAAGAGATGGTATGACAGCAATTGTTTCTGTCAAGATTCATGAACCGCAGTTTGAAGGACAGACCAAAACAAAGCTTGGTAACAGCGAAGCACGCTGGGCAGTTGAAAATCTTGTGTCTGAAAAACTTGCTACTTTTCTAGAAGAAAATCCTGATGTTTCAAAGAAGATTATAGACAAGGCAATTTTAGCTGCAAAAGCGCGAGAAGAGGCAAAAAAGGCAAGAGAGCTTGTGATAAAGAGAAAGTCTGCTTTGGATAGTTCAAACTTGCCTGGCAAGCTTGCGGACTGTTCGGAAAAAGACCCTGCAAAGTGCGAGATATTCATAGTTGAAGGTGATTCTGCTGGTGGTTCTGCGAAACAAGGGCGTGACAGGCGATATCAGGCAATCTTGCCTCTTTGGGGTAAGATGCTAAACGTCGAAAAGGCAAGCCAGGACAAGATTTATTCAAACGACAAGCTTCTTCCTTTAATACAGGCACTTGGTGTTGGTATAGGAAATGACATAGACCTCAAAAAACTCAGATACCACAAGGTAATTATAATGGCAGACGCTGATGTTGATGGTTCTCACATAAGAACTCTTCTTCTTACTTTCTTCTACAGATACATGAGACCGCTTATAGAAAACGGCCACATTTACATTGCACAGCCACCGCTTTACAAGATAACAAAGGGTAAGCAAGTAAGATATGCATACAATGAAAAGGAGCTACAGAAAATATTGCAGGAAATGAAGGATGCACAGGTTCAGCGCTTCAAAGGTCTTGGTGAGATGAACGCACAGGAGCTGTGGGAGACCACAATGGACCCTGCAAGAAGAATTCTTCTTAGAGTTGAGCTTGAAGATGCTGTCATGGCAGAAGAGATTTTCACAATATTGATGGGTGACAAGGTAGAACCAAGAAGAGAGTTTATAGAAAAGAATGCTAAGTATGTAAGAAACCTGGATATATAA